The Procambarus clarkii isolate CNS0578487 chromosome 39, FALCON_Pclarkii_2.0, whole genome shotgun sequence genome window below encodes:
- the Oseg5 gene encoding intraflagellar transport protein 80 homolog: MRFKTSMVNKPKHTELVSCVGWVSPDEVYSCGDDHQLLQWNLVSNETTKLSDLPSDVYPIDLHWLPKTAVQKTKVGSEVFLMTAADGKFYIVGRSGRNEKIVEAHRGAVLVGRWSHDGAGLVTAGEDGLVKIWSRSGMLRSTLAQVSVPVYGAAWAPDSDAVLYTTGTNLIIKPLAPNSKPIQWKAHEGIILKVAWNPNTGLILSGGEDTRYRVWDNFGRQLFSSSQHHHPITALAWSPDGQMFAVGSFNTLRLCDKAGWCHSLEKPTTGSIFNLAWSSDGTQVAGACGNGHVIFAHVIESHLEWKNYEATVTSRKSIALRDVTNEAWEKLELRDRIIKVSLSHGFMVIVTSTQGYIYSTRNWNTPFIFELKESNVSLIVQAERHFLLVDGASVYVYSYDGRVLCVPRWPGMRTDVLNSRTVSLSNDTLAIRDKTDEKMVHLFDATTGKALNDGKPWSHKLEIMELALDQVGTAHERRMAIVDRNRDLFLVTLQRVGTMGRAVKLGGMVQSLSWNDGANMLAALQDSKFIVWFYPAVVFVDRDLQPLTVLEKDASEFGKNAIIDNFLDSVVTMRRADGSLVTTNVSPYPALLQNYVTTKHWDDAVRLARFVKDDIVWACLAAMATANKELGTAEVAYAAINEADKVQYIHYIKEIPVKEARTAEMALLGGHIGDAEALLVQSGLFFRAIMLNLTIYNFERALQLAIRHRTHVDTVVAFRQRYLARFAKKETSKLFLQYEKQVEVDWKKIYEKMELEYQKEREKPTSSQQHYSET; this comes from the exons ATGCGATTTAAAACATCAATGGTAAATAAGCCAAAGCACACAGAGCTTGTCtcttgtgttggttgggtttcaCCTGACGAAGTTTATTCTTGTGG GGATGATCATCAACTTCTTCAGTGGAATTTGGTGTCCAATGAAACTACCAAATTATCAGATTTGCCATCTGATGTTTACCCTATTGACTTACACTGGCTCCCTAAAACAGCAGTCCAAAAGACCAAAGTTGGATCTGAAGTGTTTTTAATGACAGCAGCTGATG GTAAGTTTTATATAGTTGGACGCAGTGGTCGTAATGAGAAGATTGTTGAAGCTCATCGCGGTGCGGTGTTGGTTGGCCGTTGGAGTCATGATGGAGCTGGGCTAGTCACAG CGGGTGAGGATGGGTTGGTGAAGATCTGGTCTCGTAGTGGAATGCTGCGATCAACACTGGCACAAGTATCAGTTCCAGTGTATGGTGCAGCTTGGGCCCCTGATTCAGATGCAGTTCTCTATACAACTGGTACAAATCTCATCATCAAACCATTGGCACCAAACTCTAAGCCTATTCag TGGAAAGCCCATGAAGGAATTATCCTGAAGGTGGCCTGGAATCCCAATACTGGTCTTATACTCTCAGGTGGTGAAGATACTCGATACCGTGTTTGGGACAACTTTGGTCGTCAGTTATTTTCTTCTTCTCAACACCATCATCCAATCACGGCACTGGCTTGGTCACCCGATGGTCAGATGTTTGCAGTAGGTTCATTTAACACACTTCGGCTGTGTGACAAAGCTGGCTGGTGTCACTCACTGGAAAAGCCCACAACAGGAAGCATCTTCAACCTTGCATGGTCTAGTGATGGAACTCAAGTTGCTGGTGCATGTGGTAATGGTCATGTCATCTTCGCACATGTCATTGAAAGTCACCTCGAATGGAAAAATTATGAAGCCACTGTAACAAGTCGCAAAAGTATTGCATTACGGGATGTTACAAATGAAGCTTGGGAGAAACTTGAACTGAGAGACCGCATAATCAAAGTGTCACTTTCGCATGGCTTTATGGTTATAGTAACATCAACACAGGGCTATATCTATTCCACACGCAACTGGAACACTCCCTTCATCTTTGAATTAAAAGAATCAAATGTCAGTCTTATTGTGCAGGCTGAACGGCATTTCCTGCTCGTGGATGGGGCAAGTGTATATGTTTATTCATATGATGGCCGAGTGCTGTGTGTACCACGCTGGCCAGGAATGAGGACAGATGTACTAAATAGTCGTACTGTATCATTATCAAATGACACCTTGGCAATTCGAGATAAAACGGATGAGAAAATGGTTCATTTGTTTGATGCAACAACTGGCAAAGCCTTGAATGATGGCAAACCATGGTCTCATAAGTTAGAAATTATGGAATTGGCTCTAGATCAAGTTGGAACAGCCCATGAGAGGCGTATGGCTATTGTTGATAGAAATCGAGATCTCTTTTTGGTGACTCTGCAGCGTGTCGGTACCATGGGAAGAGCAGTTAAACTTGGTGGGATGGTGCAATCTCTGAGCTGGAATGATGGAGCTAATATGCTTGCTGCACTTCAGGACTCTAAATTTATTGTGTGGTTTTACCCTGCAGTTGTGTTTGTTGATCGTGATCTTCAACCACTTACAGTCCTTGAGAAAGATGCTTCTGAATTTGGCAAGAATGCAATAATAGACAATTTCTTAGACTCAGTGGTGACAATGCGACGAGCAGATGGTAGTTTGGTAACTACCAATGTTTCTCCTTATCCAGCTCTACTTCAAAACTATGTAACTACCAAACACTGGGATGATGCAGTTAGATTAGCAAGATTTGTGAAAGATGATATTGTCTGGGCCTGCCTGGCAGCTATGGCTACAGCCAATAAAGAACTTGGCACAGCAGAAGTAGCCTACGCAGCAATCAATGAGGCTGACAAAGTTCAGTATATTCACTACATTAAAGAGATCCCAGTTAAAGAGGCCCGAACAGCTGAAATGGCATTATTGGGAGGCCACATTGGAGATGCCGAAGCTCTCCTTGTTCAATCTGGTCTCTTTTTCAGGGCCATTATGTTGAACCTGACCATTTATAACTTTGAGCGAGCACTTCAGCTAGCCATCAGGCACCGCACACATGTTGATACTGTTGTGGCATTCAGACAACGCTATTTAGCTCGATTCGCCAAGAAAGAAACCAGCAAGCTCTTTTTACAGTACGAAAAGCAG GTTGAGGTTGACTGGAAGAAAATATATGAAAAAATGGAATTGGAATATCAAAAGGAGCGGGAGAAGCCAACTTCATCCCAACAACATTACAGTGAAACCTAA